In one Bosea sp. RAC05 genomic region, the following are encoded:
- the cyoC gene encoding cytochrome o ubiquinol oxidase subunit III, with amino-acid sequence MASTMTVPQGGDAPVFYLKDEHPHPEGHSTPLGFWLYLMSDCLIFAILFAIYGVLGANYAAGPAPKDLFDLNLVAINTAMLLFSSITFGLAMLEMAKGKVAATQGWLAVTGLFGLAFLAIELYEFHHLISLGATPQRSAFLSSFFVLVGTHGLHVAFGLVWLTVLMVQVARHGLIAANRRRMLCLSMFWHFLDVIWIGVFTFVYLMGMLR; translated from the coding sequence ATGGCATCGACGATGACCGTTCCGCAGGGCGGCGACGCGCCCGTCTTCTATCTCAAGGACGAGCACCCGCATCCCGAGGGGCACAGCACGCCGCTGGGCTTCTGGCTCTACCTGATGAGCGACTGCCTGATCTTCGCGATCCTGTTCGCGATCTACGGCGTGCTCGGGGCGAACTATGCGGCGGGTCCCGCGCCGAAGGACCTGTTCGACCTCAACCTCGTCGCGATCAACACCGCGATGCTGCTCTTCTCCTCGATCACCTTCGGCTTAGCCATGCTGGAGATGGCGAAGGGCAAGGTCGCGGCGACGCAAGGCTGGCTGGCGGTGACGGGGCTGTTCGGCCTCGCCTTCCTCGCCATAGAGCTCTACGAGTTCCACCACCTGATTTCGCTCGGCGCGACGCCGCAGCGCAGTGCCTTCCTCTCCTCCTTCTTCGTGCTGGTGGGCACGCACGGGCTGCACGTCGCCTTCGGCCTGGTCTGGCTGACGGTGCTGATGGTGCAGGTCGCGCGGCACGGCCTGATCGCCGCCAACCGCCGGCGCATGTTGTGCCTGAGCATGTTCTGGCACTTCCTGGACGTCATCTGGATCGGCGTCTTCACCTTCGTCTACCTGATGGGGATGCTGCGATGA
- the cyoB gene encoding cytochrome o ubiquinol oxidase subunit I, which produces MTDASVAATSPIFGKLTLAAFPIHEPILVATFAVVALGGAAVVGALTYYRLWGWLWRDWLTSVDHKKIGIMYMILGLVMLLRGFADAVMMRIQQAIAFNGSEGYLNAHHYDQLFTVHGVIMIFFVAMPLVTGLMNYVVPLQIGARDVSFPFLNNFSFWMTTAGAVLVMISLFVGEFARTGWLAYPPLSGISYSPEVGVDYYIWALQIAGVGTTLSGINLICTIVKMRCPGMSLMKMPVFTWTSLCTNVLIVATFPVLTAVLALLTLDRYVGTNFFTNDFGGNPMMYVNLIWIWGHPEVYILILPAFGIFSEVVSTFSGKRLFGYTSMVYATVVITILSYLVWLHHFFTMGSGASVNSFFGITTMIISIPTGAKIFNWLFTMYRGRIRFELPMMWTIAFMLTFVIGGMTGVLLAVPPADFVLHNSLFLVAHFHNVIIGGVLYGLFAGMIYWWPKAFGFRLHPLLGKFSFWFWTLGFLFAFMPLYVLGLMGVTRRMRVFDDPSLQIWFIIAGFGAFLILLGIVSFIAQIAYSIWKRDELRDLTGDPWDGRTLEWATSSPPPAYNFAFTPVVHDNDAWTDMKRRGYVRPVEGFKPIHMPKNTPTGLVLAGISVALGFALIWHIWWLAAVSFAAILVVAIAHSFNYHRDFHIPAEEVVAAENARTRLLAGSGA; this is translated from the coding sequence GTGACCGACGCTTCCGTTGCCGCCACCTCTCCGATCTTCGGCAAGCTTACGCTCGCCGCCTTCCCGATCCACGAGCCGATCCTGGTCGCCACCTTCGCCGTCGTGGCGCTGGGCGGCGCGGCGGTGGTCGGCGCGCTGACCTATTACCGGCTCTGGGGCTGGCTATGGCGCGACTGGCTGACCAGCGTCGACCACAAGAAGATCGGGATCATGTACATGATCCTGGGTCTGGTGATGCTGCTGCGCGGCTTCGCCGACGCGGTGATGATGCGCATCCAGCAGGCGATCGCCTTCAACGGGTCCGAGGGCTATCTCAACGCCCATCACTACGACCAGCTCTTTACCGTCCATGGCGTGATCATGATCTTCTTCGTCGCCATGCCGCTGGTGACGGGGCTGATGAACTATGTCGTGCCGCTGCAGATCGGCGCGCGCGACGTCTCCTTCCCGTTCCTGAACAATTTCAGCTTCTGGATGACGACGGCCGGCGCGGTGCTGGTGATGATCTCGCTCTTCGTCGGCGAGTTCGCGCGCACGGGCTGGCTCGCCTACCCGCCGCTTTCGGGGATTTCCTACAGCCCGGAGGTCGGCGTCGACTATTACATCTGGGCGCTGCAGATCGCCGGCGTGGGCACGACGTTATCCGGCATCAATCTGATCTGCACGATCGTGAAGATGCGCTGCCCCGGCATGTCGCTGATGAAGATGCCGGTCTTCACCTGGACCTCGCTGTGCACCAACGTGCTGATCGTGGCGACCTTCCCGGTGCTCACCGCGGTGCTCGCCCTGCTGACGCTCGACCGCTATGTCGGCACCAACTTCTTCACGAACGACTTCGGCGGCAACCCGATGATGTACGTGAACCTGATCTGGATCTGGGGTCACCCGGAGGTCTACATCCTGATCCTGCCGGCCTTCGGCATCTTCTCCGAAGTCGTCTCGACCTTCTCGGGCAAGCGCCTCTTCGGCTACACCTCGATGGTCTACGCGACGGTGGTCATCACCATCCTGTCCTACCTCGTCTGGCTGCACCACTTCTTCACGATGGGCTCGGGCGCGAGCGTGAATTCCTTCTTCGGAATCACGACGATGATCATCTCGATCCCGACCGGGGCGAAGATCTTCAACTGGCTGTTCACGATGTATCGCGGCCGCATCCGCTTCGAGCTGCCGATGATGTGGACCATCGCCTTCATGCTGACCTTCGTCATCGGCGGCATGACCGGCGTGCTGCTCGCCGTGCCCCCGGCCGACTTCGTGCTGCACAACAGCCTGTTCCTGGTGGCGCATTTCCACAACGTCATCATCGGCGGCGTGCTCTACGGGCTCTTCGCCGGCATGATCTACTGGTGGCCGAAGGCGTTCGGCTTCCGCCTGCACCCGCTGCTCGGCAAGTTTTCCTTCTGGTTCTGGACGCTCGGCTTCCTGTTCGCCTTCATGCCGCTCTATGTGCTCGGCCTGATGGGCGTGACGCGGCGGATGCGCGTCTTCGACGATCCCTCGCTGCAGATCTGGTTCATCATCGCCGGCTTCGGCGCCTTCCTGATCCTGCTCGGCATCGTCAGCTTCATCGCCCAGATCGCCTACAGCATCTGGAAGCGCGACGAGCTGCGCGACCTGACCGGCGACCCCTGGGACGGGCGCACACTGGAATGGGCGACGTCCTCGCCGCCGCCGGCCTACAACTTCGCCTTCACCCCGGTGGTGCACGACAACGACGCCTGGACCGACATGAAGCGCCGCGGCTATGTCCGGCCGGTCGAAGGCTTCAAGCCGATCCACATGCCGAAGAACACGCCGACCGGCCTCGTGCTGGCGGGGATTTCGGTGGCGCTCGGCTTCGCGCTGATCTGGCACATCTGGTGGCTGGCGGCGGTGTCCTTCGCGGCGATCCTGGTGGTCGCGATCGCCCACAGCTTCAACTACCACCGCGATTTCCACATTCCCGCAGAGGAGGTCGTCGCCGCGGAGAATGCGCGCACCCGCCTGCTCGCGGGATCGGGGGCCTGA
- the cyoA gene encoding ubiquinol oxidase subunit II — protein MSPLRVLALLPLLAALGGCNLVVMAPSGDIAAQQRDLIVISTVLMLLIIVPVMALTVFFAWRYRASNKEATYKPDWNHSTGLELVIWAAPLLIIIALGALTWMGTHLLDPYRKLDRIASGKPVPATTRPLEVEVVALDWKWLFIYPEQGIATVNELAAPVDRPIHFKLTSSSVMNSFYIPALAGQIYAMPAMQTRLHAVINRPGRYQGFSANYSGAGFSGMRFSFLGMSEGDFEGWVAKTKESDARLDRAAYLRLERPSENVAVQRFGATEPRLFDAIRNLCVQPGKMCMSEMMALDAKGGLGLAGLHTTLPLAYDKYSRRGGNQAPFGEEPRFIASICTIEEAKAMMAMAPPDTAPRDLTPIRGLGLTPPLTTLAPLTFAPLTPRRPQTFTELLGLARSSQS, from the coding sequence TTGAGCCCCCTGCGTGTCCTCGCTTTGCTTCCCCTGCTCGCCGCGCTCGGCGGCTGCAACCTCGTGGTCATGGCGCCCTCGGGCGACATCGCCGCGCAGCAGCGCGACCTGATCGTGATCTCGACGGTGCTGATGCTGCTGATCATCGTGCCGGTGATGGCGCTGACGGTGTTCTTCGCCTGGCGTTACCGCGCCTCCAACAAGGAGGCGACCTACAAGCCGGACTGGAACCATTCGACCGGCCTCGAGCTGGTCATCTGGGCGGCGCCGCTCCTGATCATCATCGCGCTGGGCGCGCTGACCTGGATGGGCACGCATCTGCTCGACCCCTACCGCAAGCTCGACCGGATCGCCTCCGGCAAGCCGGTACCCGCGACCACCCGGCCGCTCGAGGTCGAGGTCGTCGCGCTCGACTGGAAATGGCTGTTCATCTACCCCGAGCAGGGCATCGCCACCGTCAACGAGCTCGCCGCTCCCGTCGACCGGCCGATCCATTTCAAGCTCACCTCCTCCTCGGTGATGAACTCCTTCTACATCCCGGCGCTGGCTGGCCAGATCTACGCAATGCCGGCGATGCAGACGCGGCTCCATGCCGTGATCAACCGGCCCGGCCGCTACCAGGGCTTCTCGGCCAATTACAGCGGCGCCGGCTTCTCCGGCATGCGCTTTTCCTTCCTCGGCATGAGCGAGGGCGATTTCGAGGGCTGGGTCGCCAAGACAAAGGAGAGCGACGCCCGGCTCGACCGCGCCGCCTATCTCCGGCTCGAGCGGCCGAGCGAGAACGTCGCGGTGCAGCGCTTCGGCGCGACCGAGCCGCGCCTGTTCGACGCCATCCGCAATCTCTGCGTCCAGCCCGGCAAGATGTGCATGAGCGAGATGATGGCGCTCGACGCCAAGGGGGGCCTCGGCCTCGCCGGCCTGCATACGACGCTGCCGCTGGCCTATGACAAGTATTCGCGCCGCGGCGGCAACCAGGCGCCCTTCGGCGAGGAGCCGCGCTTCATCGCCTCGATCTGCACGATCGAGGAGGCGAAGGCGATGATGGCCATGGCGCCGCCCGACACCGCCCCGCGCGACCTGACCCCGATCCGGGGCCTGGGCCTGACGCCTCCCCTGACAACGCTTGCCCCGTTGACGTTCGCCCCCCTGACGCCGCGCCGGCCGCAGACCTTCACCGAGCTGCTCGGCCTCGCCCGTTCGTCACAGTCCTGA